ACAGCGAGCGGCGGAACCGACCGGTGAGACCGCCGGTAACCCCCCAGAACCCTGCTCTTTTACAGGATCTGGGCCGTCCGCGGCGCCCCTTTTTGTCAATTTCGCTCGTATTGGGGATCCCACGTCACCGCCGACACGGAAAACAACCCTCTTATCGGTCTCCCCAACCAGCACATCGTGGGCTTAACTTATGGCCATGACCTCCCCCCGCTCCACTTATGGCGGCGGCTATTACTCCGCCTCCTTCCCGGACACCCCGATCTACGACTCCCTCGTCGCCGAGCGGGGCACCCCGCAGATCGCCCCGATCCGGGTCCCCGCGCCGTACGACACGGGAAGCCACCTGCCCGCGCTCCCCTCGGCGCTGCCCGCCCTGCCGGCAGCCCCGTCCCAGCCCGCCTACGGCTACCCGCAGGCGCAGCAGCCCGCCCCGCTCCAGCAGGCCCCCGCCGCCTACATCCCGCAGCAGGCCGCCGCCCCGCGCGGCTACCCGGGCCCGCAGCAGCAGCTGCCCCGCCCGATGGTCAACGGCACCGGCTACGAGGCGATGCGCCCCGCGGCCCCGCGGCCGGCCGCCGCGCCGTACCAGGACCCGTACAACA
The sequence above is drawn from the Streptomyces sp. SAT1 genome and encodes:
- a CDS encoding DUF6643 family protein, with product MTSPRSTYGGGYYSASFPDTPIYDSLVAERGTPQIAPIRVPAPYDTGSHLPALPSALPALPAAPSQPAYGYPQAQQPAPLQQAPAAYIPQQAAAPRGYPGPQQQLPRPMVNGTGYEAMRPAAPRPAAAPYQDPYNNQQYRGY